A stretch of DNA from Maridesulfovibrio sp.:
AAAGTGCTCAGCTGGTACAGTCTGCTTTACCTCGACCCTCCAATTGATATCTGGAAAACGTATTTTCTGGGCATGTGCATGGGAATTTCAAAAGCCAAAATGGAACAGATTTACGATCGGTTCGCGTTTTCTCCCAGTGAACGGCGGGAGTTTGTGCATATGCGCGATACCATTTTCTGGGCGGCCGGAAATATAATGAATGTCAAACAGGAACTTAAGCCCAGTGAAATCTACGAGATTCTGCGTCCTGTTCCGCTTGAAGGTGTTCTTTTCATCATGGCCAGGGCCAAGCGCGATATGGTCAAGAAATTCATCTCCCAGTATCTGACCAGCCTGAGACTGAGAGAAATTGACGTGAGCGGTGAAGACATTAAAAATATGGGAATCGAACCGGGGCCGATTTATTCCGAATTGCTGAACGGAACCAAACTGGCTGTGCTTGACGGAGTAATCAAGGGACGCGATGAGCAGCTTGGTTATCTCAGAAAAATGATCGGCAAGGTATAAAGGCTCTGTTTTCGGTTTAGAAAAGGTATCAGCGCCGGAAAAAAGTGGGGTTTCACTTGCCCTTGTGGTGTAACCCGTGTAGAACATGCACACTTTTTGATTATAATGGGAAATTGGCTTGAAAATGTTTTTTAATGCGAAAAGGGCTGTTTTTCATATTAATTGTTGAAAATTAGTTCGTATTTAATTAGTGCAGTTTTATATTGTCCGATAAAATAGCTGCACCGCTTTCTTTATTCGATGGGCAGGATGTAAATATAGTCGCAACTGCTGCCGGGAAAAAATAATTTTACAGGTTGTATTCAAATGGATGCATTATGGGCGCCGTGGCGCATGGATTACATTCTCGGACCAAAGCCTGACGAATGTGTTTTTTGTGTACCGGAAGGTACTGAAGAAGATGAGGAAAGACTTATTCTGTACAGGGCTGAACACTGCTTTGTGATAATGAACAAGTTCCCGTACAACAACTGTCATCTGATGGTTACGCCTTACAGGCATGTAAGTAAACTTACTGATCTTACGGAAGAAGAATCTTCTGAGATCATGAAGTATATAACTATAAGCTGCGATATTCTGGACAGGGCATGCAATCCGCATGGTATAAATGTCGGTCTGAATATAGGGGAAGCAGCCGGAGCTGGGATAGCCGCCCACCTCCATTTTCAACTCGTTCCGCGTTGGAACGGGGATGCATCGTTTATGGCGGTGTTCGGCGAAACCAATGTTATTCCCGACCACCTGACCGCAACTTATAAAAGGCTCAAGCCGTTTTTTGACAGTATTGTCGCTAAGTAACACTAAGGAGGGTTTCATGCGTTACTTGAAGGTTTTGGCTCTGGTAATCCTGTTTTTCCTGTCCATGGTATTTTTTGTTCAGAATACTCCTGAACTTTCCAAGGAAGTCACACTTTCCATCGAGCTGCTGCAGTATAAGTTTACCAGCCAGTCTCTGCCCTATTATCTGCTGATCCTGACCGCTTTTGCTATCGGCGCGATCCTTACTCTGCTCTATTTCATGGGCGACAAAATCCGTCTTGCCGGTCAGCTGCGCACCTGTCGTACCAGAATGGCCAACCTTGAGCAGGAAGTTAACTCCCTGCGCAACATGCCTCTTGATGAAGGCAACTATCCCTCCACTCCCGTGGCTGCTGACGACAAAACCGAAGAGTAGGCTTAAGCTGAACATGAATACGGAGTATACGTGTCCTTTTTAAGCGTATTTAAAAAGAAAAAGACGGTGTCCGAGTCTCGGGCACCGTCTTGTACTTCCGGCCCCCGCAAGGATGGGACCGGAATGCCCGACACCCGCGCGGCCATTGACGAGCTGAGCAAGGTTGTCAAGGATATCCCCGAGGCAGTTGAAATCTATCTTGCGCTGGGTAACCTGTACCGGGCTCAGGGAGAGATCGAGCGTGCCGCCCAGATACGCAACAGTCTTATTCTGCGCCCCGGTCTGGCTCCGGAAACAAAGGCCCGCGCCCTTTATGAGCTGGGACGAGATTTCAGTCGCGGAGGTTTTCTGGACCGGGCGGTCAGCGCTTTTGAAAAAGCCGCTGAAATAGAGGGAGATTCCCCGGAAATCATCACGGAGTTGGCGGAAATAGCCGCCAGAAGCCGTGAATTTGAACGGGCGGCATCATATTATTCAAGTCTTCATATGCCGGTTCAGGAAGCTCATTATCTGGCCTGTCAGGCTGAGGATGAATTCAATAACGGAGAGGAAGCCAAAGCCGGACGCACTCTTTCCAAGGCCCTGAAGGTCTACCTCCAGTCTCCGGAAGCATGGCTGCTGAAGCTTACCCGGCTGAAAAAGCAGGGTTCTCTGGATGACTTTGCCGGTGTATTCAGGGATGCCGTTGCTTCGGTTCCAACCAAGCTGCGTTTTGTTATCATTGAAGGTCTTTTGGCCGAATCTCTTGTTTTCGGCGATACCGTCAAGGTTGTTAATGATCAGGGGCAGGAACGCAATCTTCCTTTTTATGAAGTAATGGTTGAAGAAATTTCCAAATCCGATCCTGATGTAATCATGCATTACTACGGCGCAAGGCTCCTGCAGTTTTGCGGGCGTGAGCAGGAAGCCGGAATCTGGCTTGAAAAGACCCTGATGCTGAATCAGGATTTCTGGCTGGCCAGACTGGAGCTTTTCGGGATTGCGCAGTCGGAACAGAAACTTACACCTTCATTCAAGAACCAGCTTGATTTCTTTGTCAATATAGCCAGAAAAGTACAGAGATTTACCTGTTCCAGTTGCGGTATAAAGCGCGATAGAATATTTTTCGTCTGCCCGAGATGCCGCAGTTGGCACTCCATAACGTTCCGTAAAGAACTGAACCAGTAATCCACCGATATAATACCGTGAGCAAGCAAAAACTCACCCCCATGTTCCAGCAGTACCTTGATATCAAGGAAAGCCACCCGGACTCATTGCTTTTTTTTCGTATGGGGGATTTTTTCGAACTGTTTTTCGAGGATGCCGAAATAGCCTCCAGGGAGTTGCAGATAGCACTCACCTGCCGCAACCCCAATTCCGAATCCAAGGTCCCCATGTGCGGTGTTCCGCATCATGCTGCTAAATCCTATATTGCCCAGCTGGTTGAAAAAGGGTTCACCATAACTCTTTGCGATCAGATAGAAGATCCCAAGCAGGCCAAAGGGCTGGTTAAACGTGCGGTCACCCATGTCTTTACCCCCGGAACAGTCGTTGATGACGACACTCTGACAGCCAAGTCGAATAATTTTCTGGCTGCCCTGCTCTGGGATGAATCCAAGTCTGCCGGAGGGCTGGCCTGGATGGACTTTTCCACTGGTCAGTGGAGCGGGCTTTTCAGCAAGACAGAGAGCGAACTATGGCAGTGGGCGCTCAAGGTCAATCCCCGGGAAATGATCCTGCCGCAGGGTAAGGTAGTACCGCCCCAGTACGGCGATCTGGATGCCAGGATCACTCCGGCTCCTTCTGCCGGATATTTCAGCCTCAAATCAGCCAGAGACAATATTCTTGAAGTGCAGAAAGTGGCCGATCTCGGCTCTCTGGACCTTGATGACAAACCGCAGCTGACCCAGGCCTGCGGAGCCCTGCTGGCCTACCTGCGCCAGACGCAGATGCAGGAGTTCTCTCATCTTGGTGAATTCAGGCCGCTCAACCTGACCAAACATATGATTCTGGACGAAGTCACCGAGCGCAATCTTGAGCTTTTCAAACGTCTGGACGGTAAAAAAGGCAAAGGCACCCTGCTGGCCGTGCTGGACAGAACCATCACCCCCATGGGCGGGAGGCTGCTGAATATAAGGTTGAAACAGCCGTGGAGAGATCTTGCGCCCATTGAGCATAACCAAAGAGCGGTCACTTTTTTCTTTGAAGACGATTCCCTGCGTTCCGGAGTGCGTGAACTTCTGGACACCGTTTACGACCTTGAACGTCTTTCCACCCGTGTTGTGCTCGGCCGGGCAACTCCCAGAGATTTTATCGGGCTGCGACAGAGTCTGAAAACTCTGCCCCCCATTCAGGAATTTCTGCTTCAGGCCGCCCGCCGGACAGACGAGGAAAGCCGGAGCATGGCCCCTGCCCTGCGGTCCATCATTTCAAAATGGGACAACATGCAGGATGTGGCAGATCTGCTTGAGAGGGCTCTCGTGGACAACCCGCCTCCGGTCATGACCGAGGGAGGTCTTTTCAAGACCGGTTTCAATCCCGAACTGGACGAGCTGATCCAACTGACCGAGCACGGAGAATCCACCCTGGCCGATCTGCTTGAGCGTGAAAAGGAAAGCAACGATCTTCCCAAGCTTAAAATGGGTTTCAACAAGGTCTTCGGATATTATTTCGAGCTTTCCAAGGCTTTCAAGGGACAGGTGCCTGAGTATTTCGAACGCCGTCAGACTCTGGTCAACAGCGAGCGTTACATCACTCCGCAGCTCAAGGAGCTTGAGGACAAACTTCTTTCCGCATCGGAAAAACGCAAGACCCTTGAATACGGTATGTTCCAGAAAATCCGTGAGGAAGTAGCCGCCAACCGCAGCCGGTTCATGTTCATGGCCGATGCCATTGCCGCTGTTGATTTCTGGCAGGGACTTGCCGAGGCCGCGAGGGTTAACCGCTGGGTCTGCCCGGAAGTGCATGCGGGCATGGAAATAGTCATTGAAGAAGGACGGCATCCGGTTGTGGAAGCCGTACAGGGATCGGCCAATTACATACCCAACTCGCTGACCATTGACGAAAAAAGGCGGATACTGCTGATAACCGGTCCCAACATGGCCGGTAAGTCAACAGTTCTGCGCCAGATTGCGATTATGGGCATAATGGCCCAGATAGGTTCGTACATCCCCGCCTACAAGGGGCGTATCGGGCTTATGGACCGTGTCTTTTCACGAGTCGGGGCTTCTGACAATCTTGCTCAGGGACAGTCCACATTCATGGTTGAAATGATGGAAACGGCCCGCATACTGCGTCAGGCCTCCATGCGCAGCCTGGTTATTCTTGATGAGATCGGCCGCGGAACCAGCACATTTGACGGTCTGGCTCTGGCCTGGGCCGTTGTAGAGGAGCTTTCCCGCCGGGCCCGAGGAGGAATCCGAACTCTGTTCGCTACTCACTACCATGAATTGACTTCCCTTGAGGGAGTTATTGAGGGGCTGCGCAATTTCAATATTGCGGTGCGGGAATGGAAAGGCGATATCCTTTTTCTGCGCAGGCTGGTACCCGGACCTGCCGACAAGAGCTACGGCATCGAGGTGGCAAGGCTTGCCGGGGTACCCAAACCTGTAGTAGTCAGGGCTAGGGAGATTCTGGCCGATCTGGAGGAAAAATCCGGGGAAGGCGGGCACGGCTCACATGTGACTGCTGTTCAGTCCGTACTGCCCGGCATGGGCTGCGTCGGCTCCGACAGGAAAAACGGAGTTCCGCCGGA
This window harbors:
- a CDS encoding HIT domain-containing protein; this encodes MDALWAPWRMDYILGPKPDECVFCVPEGTEEDEERLILYRAEHCFVIMNKFPYNNCHLMVTPYRHVSKLTDLTEEESSEIMKYITISCDILDRACNPHGINVGLNIGEAAGAGIAAHLHFQLVPRWNGDASFMAVFGETNVIPDHLTATYKRLKPFFDSIVAK
- a CDS encoding LapA family protein, coding for MRYLKVLALVILFFLSMVFFVQNTPELSKEVTLSIELLQYKFTSQSLPYYLLILTAFAIGAILTLLYFMGDKIRLAGQLRTCRTRMANLEQEVNSLRNMPLDEGNYPSTPVAADDKTEE
- a CDS encoding tetratricopeptide repeat protein — its product is MPDTRAAIDELSKVVKDIPEAVEIYLALGNLYRAQGEIERAAQIRNSLILRPGLAPETKARALYELGRDFSRGGFLDRAVSAFEKAAEIEGDSPEIITELAEIAARSREFERAASYYSSLHMPVQEAHYLACQAEDEFNNGEEAKAGRTLSKALKVYLQSPEAWLLKLTRLKKQGSLDDFAGVFRDAVASVPTKLRFVIIEGLLAESLVFGDTVKVVNDQGQERNLPFYEVMVEEISKSDPDVIMHYYGARLLQFCGREQEAGIWLEKTLMLNQDFWLARLELFGIAQSEQKLTPSFKNQLDFFVNIARKVQRFTCSSCGIKRDRIFFVCPRCRSWHSITFRKELNQ
- the mutS gene encoding DNA mismatch repair protein MutS, with the protein product MFQQYLDIKESHPDSLLFFRMGDFFELFFEDAEIASRELQIALTCRNPNSESKVPMCGVPHHAAKSYIAQLVEKGFTITLCDQIEDPKQAKGLVKRAVTHVFTPGTVVDDDTLTAKSNNFLAALLWDESKSAGGLAWMDFSTGQWSGLFSKTESELWQWALKVNPREMILPQGKVVPPQYGDLDARITPAPSAGYFSLKSARDNILEVQKVADLGSLDLDDKPQLTQACGALLAYLRQTQMQEFSHLGEFRPLNLTKHMILDEVTERNLELFKRLDGKKGKGTLLAVLDRTITPMGGRLLNIRLKQPWRDLAPIEHNQRAVTFFFEDDSLRSGVRELLDTVYDLERLSTRVVLGRATPRDFIGLRQSLKTLPPIQEFLLQAARRTDEESRSMAPALRSIISKWDNMQDVADLLERALVDNPPPVMTEGGLFKTGFNPELDELIQLTEHGESTLADLLEREKESNDLPKLKMGFNKVFGYYFELSKAFKGQVPEYFERRQTLVNSERYITPQLKELEDKLLSASEKRKTLEYGMFQKIREEVAANRSRFMFMADAIAAVDFWQGLAEAARVNRWVCPEVHAGMEIVIEEGRHPVVEAVQGSANYIPNSLTIDEKRRILLITGPNMAGKSTVLRQIAIMGIMAQIGSYIPAYKGRIGLMDRVFSRVGASDNLAQGQSTFMVEMMETARILRQASMRSLVILDEIGRGTSTFDGLALAWAVVEELSRRARGGIRTLFATHYHELTSLEGVIEGLRNFNIAVREWKGDILFLRRLVPGPADKSYGIEVARLAGVPKPVVVRAREILADLEEKSGEGGHGSHVTAVQSVLPGMGCVGSDRKNGVPPEEHAVVKALRDLDVNGLSPIEALTLLNQWKTSLGDN